In Luteitalea sp. TBR-22, one genomic interval encodes:
- the rfbC gene encoding dTDP-4-dehydrorhamnose 3,5-epimerase, protein MRVLKTALPGVVIIEPRVFRDERGFFLETYHATRYAEAGLDVAFVQDNHSRSRKGTLRGLHFQRTRPQGKLVRVVEGEIYDVAADIDPSSPTYGQWVGVALSADNFHQIYVPPGYAHGFCVVSEVAQVEYKCTEFYDPADEGGVMWNDPVLGVSWPVETPVLSERDTRHPPLAPPRS, encoded by the coding sequence GTGCGCGTGCTGAAGACGGCGCTGCCAGGGGTCGTCATCATCGAGCCCCGGGTCTTCCGCGACGAGCGCGGCTTCTTCCTCGAGACCTACCACGCGACGCGGTACGCCGAGGCCGGCCTCGACGTCGCGTTCGTGCAGGATAACCACTCGCGTTCACGCAAGGGCACCCTGCGCGGCCTGCACTTCCAGCGCACCCGGCCGCAGGGCAAGCTGGTGCGGGTGGTCGAGGGCGAGATCTACGACGTGGCCGCCGACATCGACCCGTCGTCGCCGACCTACGGCCAGTGGGTCGGCGTCGCGCTGTCGGCCGACAACTTCCACCAGATCTACGTGCCGCCCGGCTATGCGCACGGCTTCTGCGTGGTCAGCGAGGTCGCGCAGGTCGAGTACAAGTGCACGGAGTTCTACGACCCGGCCGACGAGGGCGGGGTCATGTGGAACGACCCGGTGCTGGGCGTCAGCTGGCCGGTGGAGACGCCGGTGCTGTCGGAGCGCGACACGCGGCATCCGCCGCTCGCCCCCCCACGCTCCTGA
- a CDS encoding nucleotide sugar dehydrogenase yields MNQQLLSRISDRSAVVGIIGQGYVGLPLALVFEEAGFTVRGFDLDPKKVDALNRGESYIRHIGGDRVKASIARGRFVATTDFDQLRECDAILICVPTPLGTHREPDLSYIHNTAKAIAPRLRKGQLVVLESTTYPGTTDEEVLPILETTGLRCPDDFLLAFSPEREDPGNAHFNTKTIPKVVGGVNDASTEAAVALYAAGVDKVVPVSSARVAESSKLLENVFRSINIALVNELKITFDRMGINVWEVIEAAKTKPFGFTPFYPGPGLGGHCIPLDPFYLSWKASEFGMWTRFIELAGEVNTSMPRYVVGKVADALNDAQKSVKGSRILVLGLSYKENIDDDRESPSYELIEYLQDKGAHVDYCDPYFPHARHGRRHSLNLSSVPCDNATFRNYDALLVSTAHAQFKDASLYAGVPLVIDTRNIVKASPAGPVTVVRA; encoded by the coding sequence ATGAATCAGCAACTGCTTTCGCGCATCAGCGACCGGTCGGCGGTCGTCGGCATCATCGGCCAGGGCTACGTCGGGCTGCCCCTCGCGCTCGTGTTCGAGGAAGCGGGCTTCACGGTCCGCGGCTTCGATCTCGACCCCAAGAAGGTCGACGCCCTCAACCGCGGCGAGTCCTACATCCGCCACATCGGCGGCGACCGCGTGAAGGCCTCCATCGCGCGCGGGCGGTTCGTCGCCACGACCGACTTCGACCAGCTGCGCGAGTGCGACGCCATCCTCATCTGCGTGCCGACGCCGCTCGGCACGCACCGGGAACCGGACCTCTCCTACATCCACAACACCGCCAAGGCGATCGCCCCGCGGCTGCGCAAGGGACAGCTGGTGGTCCTCGAGTCCACCACCTATCCCGGCACGACCGACGAGGAAGTGCTGCCGATCCTCGAGACGACGGGCCTGCGCTGCCCCGACGACTTCCTGCTGGCGTTCTCGCCGGAGCGCGAGGACCCGGGCAACGCCCACTTCAACACCAAGACGATCCCCAAGGTCGTCGGCGGCGTGAACGACGCGTCGACCGAGGCCGCCGTGGCCCTCTATGCCGCCGGTGTGGACAAGGTGGTCCCGGTGTCGTCGGCGCGCGTCGCCGAGTCGTCCAAGCTGCTCGAGAACGTCTTCCGGTCGATCAACATCGCGCTGGTCAACGAGCTGAAGATCACCTTCGACCGCATGGGCATCAACGTGTGGGAAGTGATCGAGGCAGCGAAGACCAAGCCGTTCGGCTTCACCCCGTTCTATCCGGGCCCCGGGCTCGGCGGCCACTGCATCCCGCTCGATCCCTTCTACCTGTCCTGGAAGGCATCCGAGTTCGGCATGTGGACGCGGTTCATCGAGCTGGCCGGCGAGGTGAACACCTCGATGCCGCGCTACGTGGTGGGCAAGGTCGCCGACGCGCTCAACGACGCGCAGAAGAGCGTCAAGGGCTCGCGCATCCTGGTGCTGGGCCTGAGCTACAAGGAGAACATCGACGACGACCGCGAGTCGCCGTCGTACGAGCTCATCGAGTACCTGCAGGACAAGGGCGCGCACGTCGACTACTGCGACCCGTACTTCCCGCACGCGCGCCACGGCCGGCGGCACTCGCTCAACCTGTCGTCGGTGCCGTGCGACAACGCCACGTTCCGGAACTACGACGCGCTGCTGGTGTCCACGGCGCACGCCCAGTTCAAGGACGCCTCGCTGTATGCCGGCGTGCCCCTGGTGATCGACACCCGCAACATCGTGAAGGCATCGCCCGCCGGCCCGGTGACGGTGGTCCGGGCCTAG
- the fahA gene encoding fumarylacetoacetase, with protein MIDHTHDPLARTWLDEVAPPAQSFALQILPYGAFTTTGQDVPRLGVAIGGHVLDLFAALHAGLVDDLDGALRPALRASTLNPLLALPPASWTSLRHRLYALLVDDAGGWRAARDLVRECIVPLAAVSMHLPVAVGDYTDFYASRHHAFNVGTMLRPDQPLHPNYVHVPIGYHGRASSIVVSGTPVTRPVGQSLPQGASAPVFGPSQRLDYELEAGLVIGGENALGEPVPIARARERVFGLVLLNDWSARDIQAWEYQPLGPFLSKSFATSISAWVVPLEALAPRRVAAASREADDPPVLPYLWDEEDQARGAIDLDLEVTLQTARMRDLEHPPEHVSASNLRDLMWTPAQLVAHHTSNGCNLRPGDLLGTGTVSGPRPGARGCLFERTWRGTEPLALSSGETRRFLEDGDRVEFRGLAGMTCVGEVRATAG; from the coding sequence TGCCTCGCCTCGGCGTCGCGATCGGCGGCCACGTGCTGGATCTGTTCGCCGCGCTGCATGCGGGCCTGGTGGACGACCTCGATGGCGCCCTCAGGCCGGCGCTGCGCGCCTCGACGCTGAACCCGCTGCTGGCCTTGCCTCCGGCGTCGTGGACGTCGCTCCGACACCGCCTGTACGCGTTGCTGGTCGACGATGCCGGGGGGTGGCGGGCGGCGCGGGACCTGGTGCGCGAATGCATCGTGCCGCTGGCGGCGGTGTCGATGCACCTGCCGGTGGCGGTCGGCGACTACACGGACTTCTACGCCTCGCGCCACCACGCCTTCAACGTCGGCACGATGCTGCGTCCCGACCAGCCGCTGCACCCCAACTACGTGCACGTCCCGATCGGGTATCACGGTCGCGCCTCCTCGATCGTCGTCAGTGGCACCCCGGTGACCCGGCCGGTGGGGCAGTCGCTGCCGCAGGGCGCTTCGGCGCCCGTGTTCGGCCCGTCGCAGCGCCTCGACTACGAGCTCGAGGCAGGGCTGGTGATCGGCGGGGAGAACGCGCTCGGCGAGCCCGTGCCGATCGCCCGGGCGCGCGAGCGGGTGTTCGGCCTGGTGCTGCTGAACGACTGGTCGGCGCGCGACATCCAGGCCTGGGAGTACCAGCCGCTCGGCCCGTTCCTGTCCAAGAGCTTCGCGACGTCGATCTCGGCCTGGGTGGTGCCGCTGGAAGCGCTGGCGCCGCGCCGCGTCGCGGCGGCGAGCCGGGAGGCCGACGACCCGCCGGTGTTGCCGTACCTGTGGGACGAGGAGGATCAGGCGCGTGGTGCGATCGACCTGGACCTCGAGGTGACCCTGCAGACGGCGCGCATGCGCGACCTGGAGCACCCGCCCGAGCATGTAAGCGCGAGCAACCTGCGTGACCTCATGTGGACGCCCGCGCAACTGGTGGCGCACCACACCAGCAACGGCTGCAACCTCCGCCCCGGGGATCTGCTGGGTACCGGCACGGTGTCGGGCCCGCGGCCGGGGGCACGCGGCTGCCTGTTCGAGCGCACGTGGCGCGGCACCGAGCCGCTGGCGTTGTCGTCGGGGGAGACGCGACGATTCCTCGAGGACGGGGATCGCGTCGAGTTCCGCGGCCTTGCCGGGATGACCTGCGTGGGTGAGGTCCGCGCGACGGCCGGCTGA
- a CDS encoding TIGR03790 family protein: MSLRILCGLALVGLSLAPGTAVAARRDVLVVVNRQVADGAAVADAYRAARDIPADHVVAVDLPAAESITRAEYLARIEGPIAAWLNTRAAHDDIVHIVLTRGVPLKVLAEAGGRMPLGSVDSNLALLYRRLTGAPVGPGPLPNPLFTERPAADGQWPAFDRRLHDIYLVSRLDGFTREDAQALATRCGPPPAQVRIVLDGRSPGSGPEHQWLPVAAQRLRERQPTPVVDLDQTAQAISGGAPALGYFAWGTADPSLRMRAPLVSFVPGAVGASMSSSDVRTFKEPPAAWRPGTPGPDARHEGSSDWLAGDWVRAGITGWAGAVADPYVDGVTRPHVFLPAYLSGRSLGEAFGLATRYLGWRTVVLGDPLCRPFGSEPAPADYEREEMSGLTRPMFDRRVDQARRQERPPSVEAAALQVAVGARLGQEQRPRALELLRSWIAAHPDDLAARQLLGLTLNPVTERAEAIEAYRSVLAVRPDDTVMQNNLAYVLATEPDGRAEALRLARRAYEQSRGEPSVADTLGWVLYHTGELDEAGRVLQEAVRRAPRLVDARLHLALVQLKQDTGDRGRQQWLEAGKIDPQVGQRPEAAPLLAAFGPAVPPDVRR, translated from the coding sequence ATGTCCCTGCGTATTCTGTGTGGCCTGGCGCTCGTGGGCCTGTCCCTGGCGCCCGGCACGGCCGTTGCGGCCCGCCGCGACGTGCTGGTGGTGGTCAATCGACAGGTGGCCGACGGGGCGGCGGTGGCCGATGCCTACCGCGCCGCGCGCGACATCCCTGCCGACCATGTGGTGGCGGTCGACCTCCCGGCTGCCGAATCGATCACCCGCGCCGAGTACCTGGCGCGCATCGAGGGCCCCATCGCCGCCTGGCTGAACACCCGGGCCGCCCACGACGACATCGTCCACATCGTCCTCACTCGCGGCGTGCCGCTGAAGGTGCTCGCCGAGGCCGGGGGACGCATGCCCCTCGGGAGCGTCGACTCCAACCTCGCGCTGCTCTATCGGCGTCTGACCGGCGCCCCGGTCGGGCCTGGCCCGCTGCCCAATCCCTTGTTCACCGAGCGTCCGGCGGCGGATGGTCAGTGGCCGGCCTTCGACCGTCGGCTCCACGACATCTATCTGGTGAGCCGCCTCGACGGCTTCACCCGCGAGGACGCCCAAGCCCTTGCGACCCGGTGTGGCCCTCCACCGGCGCAGGTGCGCATCGTGCTTGACGGACGGTCCCCAGGCTCCGGGCCCGAGCACCAGTGGCTGCCGGTTGCGGCGCAGCGTCTCCGGGAACGCCAGCCCACCCCGGTCGTCGACCTCGACCAGACGGCGCAGGCGATCAGCGGTGGCGCTCCGGCGCTGGGCTACTTCGCATGGGGCACGGCCGACCCGTCGCTCAGGATGCGCGCACCGCTGGTGTCCTTCGTGCCGGGGGCCGTCGGGGCCAGCATGTCGAGCAGCGACGTGCGCACGTTCAAGGAGCCGCCCGCGGCCTGGCGGCCCGGGACGCCGGGGCCGGACGCACGGCACGAGGGGTCCTCCGACTGGTTGGCCGGCGACTGGGTCAGGGCCGGCATCACCGGCTGGGCCGGCGCCGTGGCCGATCCCTACGTCGATGGCGTCACCCGGCCGCACGTCTTCCTCCCGGCGTACCTGTCGGGGCGCTCGCTCGGGGAGGCCTTCGGGCTCGCGACGCGATACCTCGGCTGGCGAACGGTCGTGCTCGGCGATCCCCTGTGTCGGCCGTTCGGCAGCGAGCCCGCGCCTGCCGACTACGAGCGTGAGGAGATGTCGGGCCTGACCCGGCCCATGTTCGATCGCCGCGTCGACCAGGCGCGTCGCCAGGAACGGCCGCCCTCCGTCGAGGCCGCCGCCCTGCAGGTCGCCGTTGGCGCGCGTCTCGGCCAGGAGCAGCGTCCGCGCGCCCTCGAACTGCTGCGCAGCTGGATTGCCGCGCACCCCGACGACCTGGCGGCCCGCCAGCTGCTCGGCCTCACGTTGAATCCCGTCACCGAACGGGCGGAAGCCATCGAGGCCTATCGGTCCGTCCTGGCGGTGCGGCCCGACGACACGGTGATGCAGAACAACCTCGCGTACGTGCTCGCCACCGAGCCCGACGGTCGCGCAGAGGCGCTCCGCCTGGCCCGTCGGGCCTACGAGCAGAGCCGCGGAGAGCCGTCGGTGGCCGACACGCTGGGGTGGGTGCTCTATCACACCGGCGAACTCGACGAGGCCGGCCGTGTGCTGCAGGAGGCCGTCCGACGCGCGCCGCGCCTGGTGGACGCCCGCCTGCATCTCGCGCTGGTGCAGCTGAAACAGGACACGGGCGATCGCGGGCGACAGCAGTGGCTGGAGGCGGGAAAGATCGACCCACAGGTCGGCCAACGCCCGGAGGCGGCGCCGCTCCTGGCGGCCTTCGGTCCGGCAGTCCCGCCTGACGTGCGCCGGTGA
- the rfbA gene encoding glucose-1-phosphate thymidylyltransferase RfbA, with protein sequence MSGIILAGGSGTRLYPVTRGVCKQLVPVYNKPMIYYPLATLMLAGIRDILIITTPEDADSFKRLLGDGADLGLTLSYAVQPSPDGLAQAFVIGRDFVGARRVALALGDNIFYGHGLPEVLQAAAARAEGATVFGYEVRDPERYGVVEFGPDGRALSLEEKPAAPRSTWAVTGLYFYDNAVLDIAAGLEPSPRGELEITDVNRVYLQRGSLHVERFGRGYAWLDTGTHESLLQASLFVQTIEERQGLMLACVEEIAWRMGYIDAAQVERIATPMRKNSYGQYLLRLVAQGR encoded by the coding sequence TTGTCCGGGATCATCCTGGCGGGCGGGTCCGGCACGCGGCTGTATCCCGTGACCCGAGGCGTGTGCAAGCAGTTGGTGCCCGTCTACAACAAGCCGATGATCTACTACCCGCTGGCCACCCTGATGCTGGCGGGCATCCGCGACATCCTGATCATCACGACGCCCGAGGACGCCGACAGCTTCAAGCGGCTGCTCGGCGATGGCGCCGACCTGGGCCTGACCCTGTCCTACGCCGTGCAGCCGAGTCCCGATGGGCTCGCACAGGCCTTCGTCATCGGGCGCGACTTCGTGGGCGCGCGTCGGGTGGCGCTCGCGCTCGGCGACAACATCTTCTACGGGCACGGCCTGCCGGAGGTGCTGCAGGCCGCGGCGGCTCGCGCCGAAGGCGCCACGGTCTTCGGCTACGAGGTGCGCGACCCCGAGCGGTATGGCGTCGTGGAGTTCGGCCCGGACGGACGGGCGCTGAGCCTGGAGGAGAAGCCGGCCGCGCCGCGCTCGACCTGGGCGGTGACGGGGCTGTACTTCTACGACAATGCCGTCCTCGACATCGCGGCAGGCCTCGAGCCGTCGCCGCGGGGCGAGCTGGAGATCACCGACGTCAATCGCGTCTACCTGCAGCGCGGCAGCCTCCACGTCGAACGGTTCGGGCGGGGTTACGCCTGGCTCGACACGGGCACCCACGAATCGTTGCTGCAGGCCTCCCTCTTCGTGCAGACCATCGAGGAACGGCAAGGCCTGATGCTCGCATGCGTGGAGGAAATCGCCTGGCGCATGGGATACATCGACGCGGCCCAGGTCGAACGCATTGCGACGCCGATGCGGAAGAACTCCTACGGCCAGTACCTGCTGCGCCTCGTGGCCCAGGGGCGCTGA
- a CDS encoding tetratricopeptide repeat protein gives MMSKMTAGLGCVVLVLSMSVGCSKDPAVVRQQYYDSATKLMADKKYDDAIVQLRNALKADPKFGEARLKLAEAYAETGDTRRAVQEYIRAADLLPGNADAQIKAGSVMLLSGRFEEARSRAEKALQADPKSLDARILLGNAIAGSKDIDGALKELEEAVALSPSESRGYTALGAAQLAKGQADVAEATFRKAVEVQPSAVPARLALANFLWSTNRRDEALAELQQASRLEPNNKLVNRALVTFNLATGNAAAAEPYLKALAADPKDVASRIALGDYYLRLNKLKEARELLNALAKEKEGFGPARLKLAGLAFAEKNPTEAYRLVDEVLKQSPKSVDALLVKSRMLRAEGKAKEALAAATAATAAQPESVAAHYERGLAELDLSMLTEGVKSLREAVRLNPKAAAIHLQLANALLRQREFGAALVAAEDALRNAPQDATAHLMVARAQMAAGDLKAAAATLAPLQKQFPDVAIVSSQLGSLRLLQRDVAGARQAFERALQLEPGQVDAVQGLSLIDVAERKPEQAVARLEALLAKDPDNVRYLQLAARSYMTTRNFDKAEKALRRVLALDTNNLETYGLLGQLYLMQNKADQALKEYEALSRQQPSAVGPHTVVAMLLQSMNRLDEAQKRYERVIEIDREAPVAANNLAWMYAEGRGNIDVALQLAQTARRRLPNEAAVADTLGWIYVKKQQYPQAVRELTEAVAKDPDNPEYQYHLGEAYKGSGDIPKARAALQKAVARPFAASDAARKALASLPASGN, from the coding sequence ATGATGTCGAAGATGACCGCAGGGCTCGGGTGCGTCGTGCTCGTGCTGTCGATGTCCGTGGGGTGTTCCAAGGATCCCGCGGTGGTTCGCCAGCAGTACTACGACAGCGCAACCAAGTTGATGGCGGACAAGAAGTACGACGACGCCATCGTCCAGCTGCGGAACGCGCTGAAGGCCGACCCGAAGTTCGGCGAGGCGCGCCTGAAGCTCGCCGAGGCGTACGCCGAGACCGGGGACACCCGGCGCGCCGTGCAGGAGTACATCCGCGCGGCCGACCTGCTGCCGGGCAATGCCGACGCCCAGATCAAGGCCGGCAGCGTGATGTTGCTGTCGGGGCGGTTCGAGGAGGCGCGCAGCCGCGCCGAGAAGGCGCTGCAGGCCGACCCCAAGAGCCTCGACGCGCGCATCCTGCTCGGCAACGCCATCGCCGGCTCCAAGGACATCGACGGCGCCCTGAAGGAACTCGAGGAGGCGGTCGCGCTGTCGCCGTCGGAGAGCCGTGGCTACACCGCCCTCGGCGCGGCGCAGTTGGCCAAGGGACAGGCTGACGTCGCCGAAGCGACCTTCCGCAAGGCGGTCGAGGTGCAACCGTCGGCCGTGCCTGCCCGGCTGGCGCTGGCCAACTTCCTCTGGAGCACCAATCGACGCGACGAGGCCCTGGCGGAACTGCAACAGGCGTCCAGGCTGGAGCCCAACAACAAGCTGGTCAATCGCGCCCTGGTGACGTTCAACCTGGCCACCGGCAACGCGGCCGCGGCCGAGCCGTACCTGAAGGCCCTCGCGGCCGACCCGAAGGACGTCGCCTCGCGCATCGCCCTCGGTGACTACTACCTGCGGCTGAACAAGCTGAAGGAAGCCCGTGAACTCTTGAACGCCCTCGCCAAGGAGAAGGAGGGCTTCGGCCCGGCGCGGCTGAAGCTGGCCGGCCTGGCGTTTGCCGAGAAGAATCCCACCGAAGCGTACCGCCTCGTCGACGAGGTCCTGAAACAGAGCCCCAAGTCCGTCGACGCCTTGCTGGTCAAGTCGCGCATGCTGCGTGCCGAGGGCAAGGCCAAGGAAGCCCTCGCGGCGGCGACGGCCGCGACGGCAGCACAACCGGAGTCGGTGGCGGCCCACTACGAACGGGGTCTGGCCGAACTGGACCTCTCGATGCTCACCGAAGGCGTCAAGAGCCTGCGCGAGGCCGTGCGACTCAATCCGAAGGCGGCCGCCATCCACCTGCAACTGGCCAATGCGCTGCTCCGGCAGCGCGAGTTCGGCGCGGCGCTGGTGGCGGCCGAGGACGCGCTGCGCAATGCGCCGCAGGATGCGACGGCGCACCTGATGGTGGCACGCGCCCAGATGGCGGCCGGCGATCTGAAGGCGGCAGCCGCGACGCTGGCGCCGTTGCAGAAGCAGTTCCCCGACGTCGCCATCGTGTCGAGTCAACTCGGGTCGCTGCGGCTGCTGCAGCGTGACGTCGCCGGGGCGCGGCAGGCGTTCGAGCGCGCGTTGCAGCTCGAGCCGGGGCAGGTGGACGCCGTGCAGGGCCTGTCGCTCATCGACGTTGCCGAGCGCAAGCCGGAACAGGCCGTCGCCCGCCTGGAAGCCTTGCTGGCCAAGGACCCCGACAACGTCCGTTACCTGCAGCTCGCGGCGCGTTCCTACATGACGACGCGCAACTTCGACAAGGCCGAGAAGGCCCTGCGACGGGTACTCGCGCTGGACACCAACAACCTCGAGACGTACGGCCTGCTCGGCCAGCTGTACCTCATGCAGAACAAGGCGGATCAGGCGCTGAAGGAGTACGAGGCACTGAGCCGGCAGCAGCCCAGCGCGGTCGGGCCGCACACGGTGGTCGCGATGCTGCTGCAGAGCATGAACCGGCTCGACGAGGCGCAGAAGCGATACGAGCGCGTCATCGAGATCGATCGCGAGGCGCCGGTGGCAGCCAACAACCTGGCGTGGATGTATGCCGAGGGGCGCGGGAACATCGACGTCGCGCTGCAACTGGCGCAGACGGCCAGGCGGCGTCTGCCCAACGAAGCCGCGGTCGCCGACACGCTCGGCTGGATCTACGTCAAGAAGCAGCAGTATCCGCAGGCGGTGCGCGAGCTGACCGAGGCGGTGGCCAAGGATCCCGACAATCCCGAGTACCAGTACCACCTCGGCGAGGCGTACAAGGGCAGCGGCGACATCCCGAAGGCGCGGGCGGCGCTGCAGAAGGCCGTCGCGCGGCCGTTCGCGGCCAGTGATGCGGCTCGAAAGGCTCTGGCGTCCCTTCCGGCGTCCGGCAACTGA
- the wecB gene encoding non-hydrolyzing UDP-N-acetylglucosamine 2-epimerase, protein MRVTCIVGARPNFMKVAPILAAMRPLDAIEPRLVHTGQHYDERMSTLFFRELGLPQPDAYLGVGSGSHAVQTARVMELFDADLDQHPADVVLVVGDVNSTIACALVAAKRGVGVAHVEAGLRSRDRQMPEEINRVLTDQISDWLFTSERSALDNLVAEGIDPARVHFVGNVMIDTLVTHRAAAARRPVLADLGCTPKGYAIITLHRPSNVDTPEAAANTVRAVEAVAARLPTIIPFHPRTSGKLQQFGLLDRVTSLPGVRVVEPQGYLDFLCLMDNAALVFTDSGGIQEETTALGVPCLTFRDSTERPITVTEGTNVLLGTDAASVPDAVEEALKGRRGARVPEYWDGKAAERIVAVLSRASS, encoded by the coding sequence ATGCGCGTGACATGCATCGTGGGCGCCCGGCCCAACTTCATGAAGGTCGCCCCGATCCTCGCGGCCATGCGTCCGCTCGACGCGATCGAGCCCCGGCTGGTGCACACCGGCCAGCACTACGACGAACGGATGTCGACGCTCTTCTTCCGCGAGCTGGGCCTGCCGCAACCCGATGCCTATCTGGGCGTGGGCTCCGGGTCGCATGCCGTGCAGACCGCGCGGGTGATGGAGTTGTTCGACGCCGACCTCGACCAGCATCCCGCGGACGTCGTGCTCGTGGTGGGCGACGTCAACTCGACGATTGCCTGCGCCCTGGTGGCCGCCAAGCGCGGCGTCGGCGTGGCGCACGTGGAGGCCGGCCTGCGCAGCCGCGACCGGCAGATGCCCGAGGAGATCAACCGGGTGCTCACCGATCAGATCTCCGACTGGCTGTTCACGAGCGAGCGCTCTGCCCTGGACAACCTCGTGGCCGAGGGCATCGACCCGGCGCGCGTGCATTTCGTGGGCAACGTGATGATCGACACCCTGGTCACGCATCGCGCGGCCGCTGCGCGCCGTCCCGTGCTCGCCGACCTGGGCTGTACGCCGAAAGGCTACGCGATCATCACGCTGCACCGGCCGAGCAACGTCGACACCCCCGAGGCGGCCGCCAACACCGTGCGTGCCGTCGAAGCCGTGGCGGCGCGGCTGCCGACGATCATCCCGTTCCACCCCCGAACGTCGGGCAAGCTGCAGCAGTTCGGCTTGCTGGACCGCGTCACGTCGCTGCCCGGGGTGCGCGTGGTCGAGCCGCAGGGGTACCTCGACTTCCTGTGCCTCATGGACAACGCGGCGCTGGTCTTCACCGATTCGGGCGGCATCCAGGAGGAGACGACGGCGCTCGGCGTGCCGTGCCTCACGTTCCGCGACTCCACCGAGCGGCCCATCACCGTCACCGAGGGCACCAACGTGCTGCTGGGGACCGATGCGGCGTCGGTGCCCGACGCGGTGGAGGAGGCGTTGAAGGGGCGGCGTGGCGCGCGCGTGCCGGAGTACTGGGACGGCAAGGCCGCCGAGCGCATCGTCGCCGTGTTGAGCCGCGCGTCGTCCTAG
- a CDS encoding XrtA system polysaccharide deacetylase, producing MSIDVEEYFHASALEAVAPRHQWETLPSRVVPTTQMLLELFASRRVRATFFVLGWVADRYPALVREIAAAGHEIASHGYWHEIVYTLTPDAFREDVRRSKQLLEDLAGTAVRGYRAPSFSITRRSLWALDVLLEEGYAYDASVFPVHHDRYGIPDAPRHSYTVSRPAGTLQEVPPSTVHVAGQNLAVAGGGYFRLLPYGWTRAGISRLNRREGRSAIFYLHPWEIDTEQPRLPVGMATRLRHYGNLGRTMGRLTRLIDEFRFAPVVDVVAAMGPLPAHTLD from the coding sequence ATGTCCATCGACGTGGAGGAGTACTTCCACGCCAGTGCCCTCGAGGCCGTCGCCCCGCGTCACCAGTGGGAGACGCTGCCGTCGCGCGTGGTGCCGACCACGCAGATGCTGCTCGAGTTGTTCGCGTCCCGACGCGTCAGGGCGACGTTCTTCGTGCTCGGCTGGGTGGCCGACCGGTATCCCGCCCTGGTGAGGGAAATTGCCGCGGCCGGTCACGAGATCGCCTCACACGGCTACTGGCACGAGATCGTCTACACCCTGACGCCCGACGCCTTCCGCGAGGACGTGCGACGCAGCAAGCAGTTGCTCGAGGACCTGGCCGGAACGGCCGTGCGCGGCTATCGCGCGCCGAGTTTCAGCATCACCAGGCGATCGCTGTGGGCCCTCGACGTGCTGCTCGAGGAAGGCTATGCCTACGACGCGAGCGTCTTCCCCGTCCATCACGATCGCTACGGCATCCCCGACGCGCCGCGGCACTCGTACACCGTCTCGAGGCCGGCCGGCACGCTGCAGGAAGTGCCTCCGTCCACCGTGCATGTCGCGGGACAGAACCTCGCGGTCGCCGGCGGCGGCTACTTCCGCCTCCTGCCCTACGGCTGGACGCGGGCTGGCATCAGTCGCCTGAACCGGCGCGAGGGCCGGTCGGCCATCTTCTACCTGCACCCCTGGGAGATCGACACCGAGCAGCCCCGGCTGCCGGTCGGCATGGCGACGCGACTGCGCCATTACGGCAACCTCGGGCGCACGATGGGCCGCCTCACTCGCCTCATCGACGAGTTCCGGTTCGCCCCGGTGGTCGACGTGGTCGCCGCGATGGGCCCCTTGCCCGCGCACACTCTGGACTGA
- a CDS encoding YdcF family protein codes for MNGRHSPRRWTAWLAGVVAVLLVGTLPLGPWLVRSRPVASPEVILVLGSHESERLPHAARLARQWPTARIWLTQPVVVTLHNCEDCAHRIDVLGRLGVDPPRVRLIAPRVRNTFDELAAARRLAAAEGVRRILVVTSPYHTRRVIGLVSAAGWLASVGVEPCPTPSGLAWPWWSRRYDRRYVVYEVAALAENSWRHGIAPRHWLAADRGAAATL; via the coding sequence GTGAATGGTCGCCACTCGCCACGCCGGTGGACGGCGTGGCTGGCCGGCGTCGTCGCGGTGCTGTTGGTGGGCACCCTGCCCCTCGGGCCGTGGCTGGTGCGGAGCCGTCCCGTCGCCTCCCCCGAGGTCATCCTCGTGCTCGGCAGCCATGAGTCCGAGCGGTTGCCCCATGCCGCCCGTCTGGCACGCCAGTGGCCCACCGCACGCATCTGGCTGACTCAGCCCGTCGTCGTCACCCTGCACAACTGCGAGGACTGCGCCCACCGGATCGACGTCCTCGGTCGCCTCGGCGTGGACCCGCCCCGTGTCCGCCTGATCGCGCCGCGCGTGCGGAACACGTTCGACGAGCTGGCGGCGGCCCGGCGCCTCGCGGCAGCGGAGGGCGTCCGGCGGATCCTGGTCGTTACCTCGCCCTACCATACGCGGCGGGTGATCGGGCTGGTGTCGGCGGCAGGATGGCTCGCCAGCGTCGGCGTCGAGCCCTGTCCCACGCCGTCGGGCCTCGCGTGGCCCTGGTGGAGTCGGCGCTACGACCGCCGATATGTCGTGTACGAGGTGGCCGCGCTGGCCGAGAACTCGTGGCGGCACGGCATCGCGCCTCGCCACTGGCTGGCGGCCGATCGTGGTGCAGCAGCCACGCTATAG